In Nitrososphaerota archaeon, one genomic interval encodes:
- a CDS encoding Lrp/AsnC family transcriptional regulator, with protein MSVRLDDLDRAILNMLQRDARTSYSDIAKKYGTAEATVRFRVKRLVKEGVISAFVAFLNPTKIGFTVSGAILLKLNPTHTDDIVSTLIEYTEISYIYRSTGEYDVIAVIYAHDMQHFNALVKGIKMLEGVEDVRISVTTEFLKSNPIFKL; from the coding sequence GTGTCTGTTCGCCTTGATGACCTAGACCGAGCCATTTTGAACATGCTTCAAAGAGACGCTAGAACATCCTACTCCGATATAGCTAAGAAGTACGGAACTGCGGAGGCGACCGTCCGGTTCCGAGTTAAACGGCTGGTTAAAGAGGGAGTAATCAGTGCTTTCGTCGCCTTTCTTAACCCAACTAAGATCGGGTTCACTGTAAGCGGTGCAATTCTGCTCAAGCTCAACCCTACGCACACTGATGACATCGTCTCTACACTGATAGAATACACAGAGATATCTTACATCTACAGAAGCACAGGAGAGTATGACGTTATCGCAGTTATCTATGCGCATGATATGCAGCATTTTAACGCCCTTGTAAAGGGGATTAAGATGCTTGAGGGAGTTGAGGATGTAAGAATCTCGGTGACCACCGAGTTTCTCAAGTCGAATCCGATATTCAAACTTTAG
- a CDS encoding rhomboid family intramembrane serine protease — protein sequence MESIELQAETPKWTFIFIAVAVVCFVIQQFTDLWIYFAFFPALAVNMPWMFVTSIFLHSGVEHLLFNMLALFFMGMSLERMIGHKAFAMLFIASGVVGNVGYMLTASDPMTPAIGASGAIYGVIGTLATLAPLMLIFIYGIIPLPMVVAAVLWGLLDYIGLFDTSGIAHGAHLGGLFLGVAFGLYLRWRVSDARRQSHFLRR from the coding sequence GTGGAGTCGATTGAGTTGCAGGCTGAGACGCCGAAGTGGACGTTCATCTTTATTGCGGTGGCAGTTGTCTGTTTCGTTATTCAGCAGTTTACTGATCTTTGGATTTACTTTGCGTTCTTTCCCGCGCTGGCTGTAAATATGCCTTGGATGTTCGTCACATCCATCTTTCTTCACTCCGGTGTCGAGCATCTTCTCTTCAACATGCTTGCGTTGTTCTTCATGGGAATGAGCCTAGAACGGATGATTGGGCATAAGGCCTTTGCAATGCTCTTCATCGCTTCGGGAGTAGTTGGGAACGTCGGTTACATGCTCACGGCCAGCGATCCTATGACCCCTGCTATCGGTGCGTCCGGAGCCATTTACGGTGTAATTGGCACCCTCGCTACTCTCGCGCCGCTGATGCTGATCTTCATCTACGGCATCATACCGCTTCCTATGGTCGTTGCAGCGGTTCTCTGGGGTCTGCTTGACTATATCGGGCTCTTCGACACCTCCGGGATCGCGCATGGAGCCCATCTAGGCGGGCTGTTCCTCGGCGTTGCCTTCGGCCTCTACCTCAGGTGGAGAGTGAGCGATGCGCGGCGTCAAAGCCACTTTTTGCGCCGATAA
- the hemL gene encoding glutamate-1-semialdehyde 2,1-aminomutase → MTQQKIRETRSKELFERAKKVIPGGVNSPVRAFSPYPFFTARAEGSKLIDVDGRTYIDYCLSYGPLILGHANPVIIEAVKEKLKDGTMYGTPTELEIEFAETVAKAVPCIEMMRAISSGTEATMHAIRAARGHTGRDKIVKFEGCYHGAHDYVLVKAGSGAATFGSPDSLGVPRDTVKNTVVLPYNDVEAFEEAVRKEENEIAAVILEPVVGNAGVILPEKGYLQAIRRITERNGIVLIFDEVITGFRLALGGAQEYYGVKPDLVTLGKIIGGGFPIGAYGGKREIMSKISPVGPIYQAGTLSGNPVSVTAGLTVLKILMEKRREIYGGLEKNGNKMAKGLRDYASDAGVEAQVNNVASMFQIFFTGKPVKDYASAKTSDTKRFSRYHRNLLQKGVFIPPSQFETCFLSTAHTDEDLNMTLEAMGTAIKTSREE, encoded by the coding sequence ATGACTCAACAGAAGATAAGGGAAACAAGATCGAAGGAACTCTTTGAACGAGCTAAAAAAGTAATACCCGGTGGAGTTAACAGCCCAGTCAGAGCCTTCTCACCGTATCCGTTCTTCACCGCGCGCGCTGAAGGCTCAAAACTCATTGACGTGGACGGAAGAACCTACATCGACTACTGTTTATCATACGGCCCGTTAATTCTTGGCCACGCTAACCCTGTAATCATAGAAGCGGTCAAGGAGAAGCTGAAGGACGGAACAATGTACGGTACCCCCACTGAGCTTGAGATAGAGTTCGCTGAGACCGTTGCAAAAGCGGTTCCGTGCATCGAAATGATGCGGGCTATCAGCAGCGGAACTGAGGCAACTATGCATGCTATCCGAGCCGCGAGAGGCCACACTGGTCGAGACAAGATAGTCAAGTTTGAGGGATGCTACCACGGAGCCCATGATTACGTTCTTGTTAAGGCAGGCTCAGGTGCAGCGACCTTCGGCTCACCAGACTCGCTAGGAGTCCCCCGTGACACTGTGAAAAACACTGTTGTGTTACCCTACAACGACGTCGAAGCCTTCGAAGAGGCTGTGCGGAAGGAGGAGAACGAGATTGCAGCAGTCATCCTTGAACCGGTCGTCGGAAACGCAGGGGTAATTCTGCCTGAGAAAGGCTATCTGCAGGCGATTAGAAGAATCACTGAGAGGAACGGCATCGTCCTAATTTTCGACGAAGTCATCACAGGCTTCAGGCTAGCGTTAGGAGGCGCCCAAGAATACTACGGGGTAAAACCTGACTTAGTGACTCTTGGCAAAATCATCGGGGGAGGCTTCCCCATCGGCGCCTATGGAGGAAAGAGAGAGATAATGTCAAAGATATCCCCAGTAGGCCCTATATATCAGGCTGGAACTCTCAGCGGCAACCCAGTGTCAGTTACAGCCGGTCTAACTGTCCTGAAGATTCTAATGGAGAAGCGGCGCGAAATATACGGGGGACTGGAGAAGAACGGCAACAAAATGGCGAAAGGTCTCCGAGACTATGCTAGTGATGCTGGAGTAGAGGCGCAGGTAAACAACGTGGCTTCAATGTTCCAGATATTCTTCACAGGCAAACCTGTGAAAGATTACGCTTCGGCAAAAACTTCGGATACAAAACGGTTCAGCAGATACCACAGGAATCTGCTGCAGAAAGGGGTGTTCATACCTCCATCACAGTTTGAAACCTGCTTCCTCTCAACCGCACATACAGATGAGGATCTGAACATGACCTTAGAAGCAATGGGCACAGCAATCAAGACGTCAAGAGAAGAGTAA
- the hemA gene encoding glutamyl-tRNA reductase: MQGNDRFLTAREMGNIINLRITHKKAPIPVLEAIGFKDVEKTSKEIQMVKGIDECLILQTCNRVEIYLSVSEGMTATTAKSVADCWRMRAGFNKEDFNGYLEVAYGADAIHHLMRLASGLESMIVGEDQILGQIQDAFDKANECGASGAVLRKVFGRAVKMGKVVRVETNINKGAVSIGSIAVNLLEEVAGDIHGKKVLIIGAGRIGALTGKALAAKSLAFIFVANRTYERAASLAKMLNAEAVKFDKLIESLAGVDIAIVTTAAPHYVLTEEKVKESMKLRGNAASNLLIMDLSNPRAVEKEVGTISGVELRNIDNLREIADANLKMRLQEASKAEAMIQKEMERLAVSEKQADVEPLISAVSRKANEIRQRELKKAYCLMKTDPSEEKCGHCQKVMDDLSRTLMEQMMLHPLLNLRSRELDKDDERIALLRELFDVKTAEKQK, encoded by the coding sequence TTGCAAGGTAATGACCGCTTCCTAACTGCTCGAGAAATGGGAAATATAATCAACCTCAGAATCACCCATAAAAAAGCACCTATCCCTGTGCTGGAAGCAATCGGCTTCAAAGACGTTGAGAAAACCTCTAAAGAGATACAGATGGTCAAAGGCATAGATGAGTGCCTGATACTTCAGACCTGCAACCGCGTTGAGATATATCTCTCAGTCTCAGAAGGCATGACTGCAACCACGGCGAAATCTGTCGCCGACTGCTGGCGGATGAGAGCCGGTTTCAATAAAGAGGACTTCAACGGTTACCTAGAGGTAGCCTACGGCGCAGATGCTATTCATCACCTGATGAGACTAGCATCAGGTTTGGAGTCGATGATTGTTGGTGAAGACCAGATTTTAGGTCAGATACAGGATGCTTTCGATAAGGCGAATGAGTGCGGTGCATCTGGAGCGGTGCTGAGAAAAGTATTCGGTCGCGCCGTGAAGATGGGTAAAGTGGTACGTGTCGAAACCAACATTAACAAAGGAGCAGTCTCCATCGGCTCAATCGCAGTTAACCTGCTTGAAGAAGTGGCTGGAGACATCCACGGCAAAAAGGTACTCATTATTGGGGCAGGCCGCATCGGAGCATTAACAGGCAAAGCATTAGCGGCGAAGAGCCTCGCATTCATCTTCGTGGCTAACCGAACCTATGAGAGAGCCGCATCTCTCGCGAAGATGCTGAACGCAGAAGCAGTGAAGTTTGATAAGCTCATCGAGTCCCTCGCCGGAGTAGATATTGCAATCGTCACTACAGCAGCCCCACACTATGTTCTAACCGAGGAGAAGGTCAAAGAGTCGATGAAGCTCAGAGGCAACGCTGCCAGCAACCTCCTCATAATGGATCTCTCGAACCCTAGGGCTGTCGAGAAAGAGGTTGGAACGATTTCTGGAGTGGAGCTCCGCAACATCGATAACCTAAGAGAAATAGCGGATGCAAACCTGAAGATGCGTCTCCAAGAAGCAAGCAAAGCCGAAGCGATGATTCAGAAGGAGATGGAGCGTCTAGCCGTTTCAGAGAAGCAGGCTGATGTTGAGCCGCTTATCAGCGCGGTCAGTAGAAAAGCGAATGAGATTAGGCAGCGAGAGCTCAAGAAGGCGTACTGCCTGATGAAGACAGATCCGAGTGAAGAGAAGTGCGGTCACTGCCAGAAGGTAATGGACGATTTATCAAGAACACTGATGGAGCAGATGATGCTTCACCCGCTCCTGAATCTAAGAAGCAGAGAGCTTGACAAAGATGATGAGAGAATTGCGTTACTCCGCGAACTATTCGATGTAAAGACAGCAGAAAAACAGAAGTGA
- a CDS encoding uroporphyrinogen-III synthase: protein MKNCPGLKGKMVKEMLEGRTVVITRPKHQADDLAQIVTKLGGKPRIVPTVEIGPVSNLEEVREPLQLIVSGGADLIVFMSQNGVTSFVALAERLGVKEKMLKALSKMQVVAIGSKTKARLEKQSIRVDITPEDFSSDGLADTLLQINLDGKVIVLPRTDKPTDYLNVKLAERQVKVVQFPVYETRIPSDVVEVLHLIRDILLGDVDIITFTSSATAQNLMHIADTYRAADRLRKALNEKTLVASIGPVTEKTLRSLGVEVHVTPSEYTIDAMMNAVDAYFMKEEGKITLDDVDTKILDVVQKAVPLTTRPWDEIGRTLGLSGVEVLRRLKRLSDAGMIRKIGPIIDARKVGLTASTLVGVRVPPEQIEEIASIINQYDEVSHNYERNHEYNLWFTLTAPSQDELSRILKEIQAKTGVSDEDVLNLRTERLFKIKVNFDLKEKKH from the coding sequence ATGAAAAACTGTCCTGGTTTGAAGGGGAAGATGGTAAAGGAGATGCTTGAAGGAAGAACCGTCGTCATAACCAGACCGAAGCACCAAGCTGACGATCTAGCGCAGATAGTGACTAAGCTAGGAGGCAAGCCTCGGATCGTGCCTACAGTTGAGATAGGACCGGTCTCAAACCTAGAAGAGGTGCGGGAGCCCTTACAGCTAATAGTCTCTGGCGGCGCAGATCTAATCGTCTTCATGAGCCAGAATGGGGTAACAAGCTTCGTCGCCCTCGCTGAGCGGCTTGGTGTGAAGGAGAAGATGCTGAAGGCGCTTAGCAAGATGCAGGTTGTCGCTATCGGCAGCAAGACCAAGGCGCGGCTGGAGAAGCAGAGCATCCGGGTAGACATCACCCCTGAGGACTTCAGTTCTGACGGGTTGGCCGATACGCTTCTTCAGATTAATCTTGACGGCAAGGTTATTGTGCTGCCGAGGACTGATAAGCCGACTGATTACCTCAACGTGAAGCTTGCGGAGAGACAGGTGAAGGTTGTCCAGTTCCCCGTTTACGAAACTAGGATACCTTCAGATGTTGTTGAGGTGCTGCATCTCATCAGAGATATTCTGCTGGGAGATGTTGACATCATCACATTTACCAGCTCAGCCACAGCCCAGAACCTTATGCACATAGCGGACACCTACCGCGCAGCTGACCGGTTGAGAAAGGCTTTGAATGAGAAGACGCTGGTCGCATCAATAGGCCCGGTTACTGAGAAGACTCTGAGGAGCCTCGGGGTAGAGGTTCACGTAACACCCTCGGAATACACGATTGATGCTATGATGAACGCGGTGGACGCCTACTTCATGAAAGAAGAGGGTAAAATCACGCTCGACGACGTTGACACCAAGATACTCGATGTGGTGCAGAAGGCGGTTCCCTTGACGACCAGACCTTGGGATGAGATTGGAAGAACCTTGGGGTTAAGCGGCGTCGAGGTGCTGAGACGGCTGAAACGGCTAAGCGATGCAGGAATGATACGGAAGATAGGCCCCATAATCGATGCGAGAAAAGTGGGGTTAACAGCCTCAACCCTAGTGGGGGTACGGGTGCCACCGGAGCAAATCGAGGAGATAGCTAGCATCATCAACCAGTATGATGAGGTCTCTCACAACTATGAGAGAAACCATGAGTATAACCTGTGGTTCACACTCACCGCGCCAAGCCAAGATGAACTGTCAAGAATCCTCAAGGAGATACAGGCGAAAACCGGAGTCTCAGATGAAGATGTCTTGAACCTGCGGACTGAGAGATTGTTTAAGATTAAGGTGAACTTCGATCTAAAGGAGAAGAAGCATTAA
- the cobA gene encoding uroporphyrinogen-III C-methyltransferase → MRSGIVYLVGAGPGDPDLITVKAVKVLKAADVVVYDRLASPEILDLVPKSAERIYVGKISGDHTVPQDQISQILVKQAQMGRKVVRLKGGDPFLFGRGGEEAEELEAAGIEFEIVPGVTSAIAVPAYAGIPVTHRRFSSSFAAVTGHEDPDKDESSVDWEKLATAVDTIVVMMGVGRLDKITDALIRGGRSKKTPAAAIEWGATSKQRTVVGTLGNIAAKVVSEKVESPAIIVVGDVVNLHEKLSWFEGEDGKGDA, encoded by the coding sequence TTGCGTAGCGGCATAGTGTATCTCGTAGGAGCAGGACCGGGAGACCCTGATCTCATTACCGTAAAGGCTGTAAAAGTGCTGAAGGCAGCTGACGTAGTCGTCTACGACCGGCTGGCTTCACCTGAAATCCTTGATCTGGTGCCAAAGTCAGCTGAGAGAATCTACGTCGGCAAAATCTCTGGTGACCACACGGTTCCGCAGGATCAGATCAGCCAGATACTGGTTAAGCAGGCTCAGATGGGTAGAAAAGTTGTGAGATTAAAGGGAGGCGATCCCTTCCTCTTCGGAAGAGGAGGCGAGGAGGCTGAGGAGCTTGAAGCTGCTGGGATTGAGTTTGAAATTGTCCCAGGGGTCACCTCTGCAATTGCTGTCCCAGCGTACGCGGGGATACCGGTTACTCACAGACGCTTCTCCTCATCCTTTGCAGCGGTCACAGGTCATGAGGATCCTGATAAAGATGAGAGCAGCGTCGACTGGGAGAAGTTAGCCACTGCCGTTGACACAATTGTGGTGATGATGGGTGTCGGTAGACTGGACAAGATTACAGATGCGTTAATCCGAGGTGGCCGTAGCAAGAAAACACCTGCAGCCGCAATTGAGTGGGGAGCTACAAGCAAGCAGCGAACAGTAGTAGGAACCCTAGGAAACATTGCTGCAAAAGTTGTGTCTGAGAAGGTTGAGTCTCCAGCGATAATTGTCGTAGGAGACGTTGTGAACCTCCATGAAAAACTGTCCTGGTTTGAAGGGGAAGATGGTAAAGGAGATGCTTGA
- a CDS encoding Lrp/AsnC family transcriptional regulator, translating into METTKLDTVDVELLREAQNGIPLVAEPFKGIAEHLNIDEEEVLQRLKSLCDRKVLRRFAASIDNRKVGVVANAMVTWKVPQERIEEVGELFAGNERVTHCYIRSTVPGRWTYNLYTVLHAHDKATVEKLVKEMSRQVEINDYLLLFSTRAFKKTSNGRIISEGTGNIKERRIKERR; encoded by the coding sequence ATGGAAACAACTAAACTGGACACAGTTGACGTAGAGTTGCTGCGGGAAGCCCAGAACGGCATCCCCCTCGTGGCTGAACCCTTCAAGGGAATTGCTGAGCACCTCAACATAGATGAAGAGGAGGTTCTCCAAAGGCTGAAGAGCCTGTGCGACAGGAAGGTGTTGAGACGCTTCGCCGCGTCAATCGACAACAGAAAGGTCGGCGTAGTCGCCAACGCAATGGTGACCTGGAAGGTTCCTCAAGAACGGATAGAGGAGGTGGGTGAACTCTTCGCCGGCAACGAAAGAGTGACTCACTGCTACATCCGCTCCACAGTGCCGGGCAGATGGACATACAACCTCTACACGGTGCTTCACGCGCATGACAAAGCTACTGTTGAGAAGCTTGTGAAGGAGATGAGTCGACAAGTAGAGATAAATGACTACCTGCTTCTCTTCAGTACACGCGCATTCAAGAAGACCAGCAACGGCCGAATCATCTCTGAAGGTACCGGCAACATTAAAGAAAGAAGAATAAAGGAGAGGAGGTGA
- a CDS encoding winged helix-turn-helix domain-containing protein: MSTKLPPINSWDSINLKGPPSMTANIRNRKNRRQADIVADILRVCCEGDAKTHIMYKAGLSYPLLKKYLSLLMDKRLILQDGDQYRITELGQNYLEIYGEIGKTQTILQQREEDMQRLFCSTTAVPEDEFYRGITTRPKE; this comes from the coding sequence ATGTCTACAAAACTCCCACCGATTAACAGTTGGGACAGTATTAATCTCAAGGGGCCGCCAAGCATGACCGCGAATATTAGAAACCGTAAGAACCGTCGTCAAGCCGACATCGTTGCGGATATTCTAAGAGTCTGCTGTGAAGGAGATGCGAAAACTCACATAATGTACAAGGCTGGTCTCAGCTACCCGCTGCTCAAGAAATACCTCAGTCTACTGATGGACAAGCGGCTAATCCTGCAGGACGGCGACCAGTACCGGATAACCGAGCTGGGACAAAACTATCTCGAGATCTACGGAGAAATCGGGAAAACCCAGACCATCCTACAGCAGCGAGAGGAGGATATGCAACGGCTATTCTGCTCAACCACCGCCGTTCCCGAAGACGAGTTCTACCGAGGCATAACCACCAGACCCAAAGAATAG
- a CDS encoding FAD-dependent oxidoreductase: MADYKTRLTGRKEVCFATMSFDFEKPRGFQHKAGQHVDITLINPPETDEEGNTRTYTLSSAPFEDNLTITTRMRDTAFKRSLKTMALGAEVELEGPSGSFRLHKDASKPAVFLAGGIGVTPFYSITKQATKEKLPHTMYLFYSDQKPEDAAFLKDLQNLEKENRNLKLIATMTRIEKDPSWRGETGRINIEMLKKHVPDLATPIYYIAGPPGMVEAMQKMLVEGGIDEDNVRTEEFEGYD; the protein is encoded by the coding sequence ATGGCTGACTACAAGACCCGTTTAACAGGAAGAAAAGAGGTATGTTTTGCCACAATGTCCTTCGACTTCGAAAAGCCAAGAGGGTTCCAACATAAGGCGGGACAACATGTTGACATCACCTTAATCAACCCGCCAGAAACGGATGAAGAAGGCAACACCCGCACATATACTCTTTCCAGCGCCCCCTTTGAAGACAACCTCACCATCACCACCAGAATGCGTGACACCGCGTTCAAACGCTCGCTAAAGACAATGGCATTAGGTGCAGAAGTTGAACTGGAAGGCCCATCAGGCTCCTTCCGCCTCCACAAAGACGCGTCTAAACCAGCAGTGTTCCTCGCAGGCGGCATAGGTGTCACTCCGTTCTACAGCATAACTAAACAGGCAACAAAGGAGAAGCTACCGCACACCATGTATCTGTTCTACTCGGATCAAAAACCTGAGGACGCAGCGTTCCTTAAAGACCTTCAGAACCTAGAGAAAGAAAACCGGAACCTCAAACTAATCGCAACTATGACCAGGATAGAGAAAGACCCAAGTTGGCGAGGCGAGACAGGTCGCATCAACATAGAGATGTTGAAGAAGCATGTTCCAGACCTCGCCACTCCGATATACTACATAGCAGGTCCCCCTGGGATGGTAGAGGCGATGCAAAAGATGCTGGTAGAAGGAGGAATAGACGAAGACAACGTTAGGACGGAAGAGTTCGAAGGATACGATTAG
- a CDS encoding NUDIX hydrolase — translation MGEKQQQDYAHIDLNPVILTPDGKVVLAKRKTDVFEGGRWHLPGGRLMVGERVEDAMKRLAKMKIGFEIRLLTGSLTGDLVGVYDDPARDAREHVIALTYLCGISGGEEQPGHNVSEVNAFDKEELAELDIAFDHRRMAEDAFRKLGQSLI, via the coding sequence ATGGGCGAGAAGCAACAGCAGGATTACGCGCATATAGATCTTAACCCGGTGATATTGACTCCTGACGGTAAGGTGGTTTTGGCGAAGAGGAAGACTGATGTGTTCGAGGGAGGTAGGTGGCATCTTCCCGGTGGGAGGTTGATGGTTGGAGAGCGGGTTGAGGATGCGATGAAGAGGCTGGCGAAGATGAAGATCGGTTTCGAAATTAGGTTGTTAACTGGGTCGCTCACCGGCGACCTAGTAGGAGTTTACGATGACCCTGCTCGAGATGCTCGCGAGCATGTGATTGCTCTGACCTATCTCTGCGGCATATCTGGTGGTGAGGAGCAGCCGGGTCATAATGTGAGTGAGGTGAATGCTTTCGATAAGGAGGAGCTCGCAGAGCTGGATATTGCCTTTGATCATAGGCGTATGGCGGAGGATGCGTTCAGGAAGCTTGGGCAGAGCTTGATCTAA
- the hemC gene encoding hydroxymethylbilane synthase, whose amino-acid sequence MRIVVGLRGSKLSLTQAETVIQRLKASVKDLEVEKEIIKTTGDVVTGQHILSIKSEGVFEKEVNRAVAEEKVDFAIHSMKDLPNDFDPSLVIAAVPPRESPHDTIVTKEGYSIQDIPAGSTIGTGSPRREAQIRYVRPDLKIEPIRGNVDTRLRKLDEGLYDAVLLAEAGLNRLEINSKMKRLPLEDFTPTPGQGALAVTVRKDRKDLLKIFSRIDHQPSRVETTAERVFLAKTGGGCKVPIGAVARLAGDVLTIHAMVVAPDGSERFYLVRTGDADDPEALGGRVADEMLREAGRVVEMVRRVA is encoded by the coding sequence ATGAGAATTGTAGTAGGGCTTCGCGGAAGCAAACTATCGCTTACTCAGGCTGAGACCGTTATTCAACGACTCAAAGCCTCGGTAAAAGATCTAGAGGTTGAGAAGGAGATAATCAAGACCACCGGCGACGTTGTAACCGGTCAACACATTCTCTCAATAAAAAGTGAAGGGGTCTTCGAAAAGGAGGTTAATCGAGCTGTTGCTGAGGAGAAGGTGGACTTTGCCATCCACAGCATGAAAGATCTCCCAAACGACTTCGACCCAAGCCTTGTCATTGCGGCGGTTCCTCCCAGAGAGTCACCGCACGACACTATTGTGACTAAGGAGGGATACAGCATACAGGATATCCCAGCTGGATCCACCATCGGCACGGGAAGCCCCAGACGTGAGGCTCAGATCCGATATGTGCGACCCGATTTGAAGATAGAACCCATCCGGGGAAACGTGGATACCAGGCTTCGAAAACTCGACGAGGGACTTTACGATGCGGTGCTGCTGGCTGAGGCGGGGCTGAACCGGCTGGAAATCAACAGCAAGATGAAACGGCTGCCGCTTGAAGATTTTACACCGACCCCCGGTCAAGGAGCCCTTGCGGTCACGGTTAGAAAGGATAGGAAGGATCTGCTGAAAATCTTCAGCAGAATCGATCATCAGCCTAGTCGAGTAGAGACTACGGCTGAACGAGTCTTTCTCGCAAAAACTGGCGGAGGATGCAAGGTGCCTATCGGAGCAGTCGCCCGTTTGGCAGGAGACGTTCTAACTATTCATGCGATGGTTGTCGCCCCAGATGGTAGTGAACGCTTCTATCTGGTTCGCACAGGCGATGCGGATGATCCCGAGGCGTTAGGGGGACGGGTTGCTGATGAGATGCTTCGTGAAGCTGGAAGAGTGGTGGAGATGGTGAGAAGAGTTGCGTAG
- a CDS encoding winged helix-turn-helix domain-containing protein has translation MKSQCVSRTYRDQIEIIENILTKTGNGCRKTRIMYAANLSSSQMRRYLTLLVDAKCLLFEPEERLFMMTPKGSELLQAIHEIARAKENLHRSKEKLRSLIDIRTLAYIDSE, from the coding sequence TTGAAAAGTCAGTGTGTTTCACGAACCTACCGTGACCAAATTGAGATAATTGAGAATATTCTAACTAAGACAGGAAATGGTTGTCGAAAGACCCGCATTATGTATGCCGCGAACCTAAGCAGTAGCCAGATGAGACGGTATCTTACGCTACTGGTGGATGCGAAGTGCCTTCTGTTTGAGCCTGAGGAACGGTTATTCATGATGACACCTAAAGGATCCGAGCTGCTCCAAGCTATCCATGAAATCGCACGTGCAAAAGAGAATCTTCATAGATCAAAAGAAAAACTTAGGTCGTTAATCGACATCAGAACTCTAGCGTACATCGATTCAGAGTAG
- a CDS encoding radical SAM protein: MINITKTWCGLEGSSDHLRYREGVHKRPVVVWNTTQQCNLNCIHCYARADSKTFSNELTTEEGKALIKDLAEFEAPVLLFSGGEPLMRRDLFELANLAKDLGLRIVLSTNGTLITQEKAKLLKKTGFSYVGISLDGLEETNDHFRAQKGAFNAAVKGIRNCLSNGVRTGLRYTLTKNNLADSYRIFDLIERERIPRVCFYHLVYSGRAADLRLEDLKHEEARSFVDNMVKRVEDLSQKNSDLEVLTVDNHCDAPYIYLKLLDEDPKKAEEAMRLFKLNGGNSSGLGFADIDFHGNVHPDQFWQHYSVGNIHERKFSDIWSDETEPLLKNLRNRKKLLKGRCAQCRFLDICNGNFRVRAEATYNDIWAPDPACYLTDQEIGLKA, from the coding sequence TTGATTAATATCACAAAGACTTGGTGTGGGCTAGAGGGATCTTCAGACCATCTACGATACCGAGAAGGTGTTCACAAGCGGCCGGTCGTCGTTTGGAACACAACCCAGCAGTGTAATCTAAACTGTATTCACTGCTACGCGAGGGCTGACAGCAAGACCTTCTCAAACGAGCTGACAACTGAGGAGGGTAAAGCGCTCATAAAGGATCTCGCAGAGTTCGAGGCGCCAGTACTTCTCTTCTCAGGAGGAGAACCGTTAATGAGACGGGATCTCTTCGAACTCGCCAATCTAGCAAAGGATCTAGGGTTACGAATCGTCCTGTCAACCAACGGAACACTCATCACACAGGAGAAGGCGAAGCTTCTGAAGAAGACAGGTTTCTCGTACGTAGGAATCAGCCTCGACGGACTTGAGGAGACTAACGACCACTTCAGAGCACAGAAGGGAGCCTTCAACGCGGCTGTTAAAGGCATCAGAAACTGCCTCTCTAACGGAGTTCGAACAGGGCTCAGATACACATTAACTAAGAACAATCTCGCCGACTCCTACAGGATATTCGACCTAATCGAAAGAGAACGCATCCCAAGAGTCTGCTTCTACCACCTAGTCTACTCAGGACGAGCCGCTGACCTAAGGTTGGAGGATCTCAAACATGAGGAGGCGAGGAGCTTCGTCGACAACATGGTGAAGAGAGTTGAAGATCTCAGTCAGAAGAACAGCGACCTCGAAGTATTAACAGTTGACAACCACTGCGACGCACCGTACATTTACTTGAAGCTACTTGACGAAGATCCGAAGAAGGCTGAGGAGGCTATGCGTCTCTTCAAACTCAACGGAGGAAACAGCTCGGGCTTAGGCTTCGCAGACATAGACTTCCATGGAAATGTGCACCCAGACCAGTTCTGGCAGCACTACTCAGTCGGAAACATCCATGAGCGAAAGTTCAGCGACATCTGGTCAGATGAAACCGAGCCGCTGCTCAAGAACCTGCGGAACAGAAAGAAGCTGCTCAAAGGAAGATGCGCACAGTGCAGGTTCCTAGACATCTGCAACGGCAACTTCAGAGTCAGAGCAGAAGCGACATACAACGACATCTGGGCACCTGACCCAGCCTGCTACCTCACCGACCAAGAAATCGGACTAAAAGCGTAA